One stretch of Muribaculum intestinale DNA includes these proteins:
- a CDS encoding glycosyltransferase family 4 protein: MKVFVTGTRGIPGVMGGVETHCEHLYPRLAAMGYDITVVRRDSYVAGDSRTRWQGVNLVDIATPRKKAFEAIVHTIRAVVAARRAKADLLHIHAVGPSLAVPLAKLLGMRVVMTNHGPDYERAKWGRLARTIIKMGESWGSRFSDDVIVISDAIRRNIASRYGRTRRVHLIYNGVPEPEICSDDAYFSELGIKPGRYILGMSRFVPEKNLHHLIDAFNRTGLARYGYKLLLAGDADFEDDYSRLLKQKARDNDVVLTGFIRGRRLHSLLSNAACFSLPSSHEGLPIALLEAMSYRLPVVVSDIPANLEVGLPAGDYFPTGDIDTLASRIRSKIDNGPQRIDYSLGKYDWDNIAMQVASVYGAPDSAI; the protein is encoded by the coding sequence ATGAAAGTATTCGTAACCGGCACGCGAGGCATACCAGGAGTGATGGGCGGAGTGGAGACCCACTGCGAGCATCTCTATCCGCGCCTTGCCGCGATGGGCTACGATATTACAGTCGTGAGGCGCGACTCGTATGTGGCCGGCGATTCCCGTACACGATGGCAGGGGGTGAATCTGGTCGACATAGCCACTCCCCGCAAAAAGGCTTTTGAGGCGATAGTCCATACGATAAGAGCCGTGGTTGCCGCTCGCCGGGCTAAGGCCGATCTGCTGCATATACACGCCGTGGGGCCATCGCTGGCAGTACCCCTGGCCAAACTCCTAGGCATGCGTGTCGTAATGACCAACCACGGGCCCGACTATGAGCGCGCCAAATGGGGACGATTAGCCCGCACGATTATCAAGATGGGCGAAAGCTGGGGGAGTCGTTTCTCCGACGATGTGATTGTAATCAGCGACGCCATTCGCCGCAACATCGCCTCTCGCTATGGCCGCACACGCCGTGTACATCTTATATACAATGGTGTCCCTGAGCCTGAGATATGTTCCGACGACGCATACTTCTCTGAACTCGGAATCAAGCCCGGACGATATATTCTGGGCATGAGCCGTTTTGTGCCCGAGAAGAATCTCCACCACCTTATCGATGCCTTCAACCGCACCGGCCTCGCCCGGTATGGATATAAACTCTTGCTTGCAGGCGACGCCGACTTCGAGGACGACTACTCACGCTTGCTCAAGCAAAAGGCCCGCGACAACGATGTGGTGCTGACCGGATTCATACGCGGACGGCGGCTGCACTCGCTCCTCTCCAACGCGGCATGCTTCTCGCTCCCATCTTCCCACGAAGGGCTACCCATCGCTTTGCTTGAGGCTATGTCATATCGACTGCCGGTGGTGGTGAGCGACATCCCCGCCAATCTTGAGGTAGGACTGCCCGCCGGTGACTATTTTCCCACCGGCGACATCGACACCCTCGCATCGCGCATACGTTCAAAAATCGACAATGGCCCGCAACGTATCGATTACAGCCTCGGAAAATATGACTGGGACAACATCGCCATGCAGGTAGCGTCGGTATATGGCGCTCCGGACAGCGCCATATAG